The Thioalkalivibrio sulfidiphilus HL-EbGr7 genome includes a window with the following:
- a CDS encoding DUF6088 family protein, with amino-acid sequence MQAIDKKILSRIYGRGRGWAFTKVDFVLDFDEASIHKALSDLARAGTIRRVCHGVYDYPRHSELLGQDLSPDMDQVAQALARKFHWRIQPSGDTALNVLGLSTQVPGRWLYHSNGPSRQYRIGNQTLAFRKAALKDTGFRHRKSALVVEALKALGRERVDAATIRTIREYLGAEDCARVLRETRAVTGWIYQIIKQVCGEEG; translated from the coding sequence ATGCAAGCCATTGATAAAAAAATACTTTCAAGAATATACGGGCGCGGCAGGGGTTGGGCGTTCACCAAGGTGGATTTCGTCCTGGATTTCGACGAGGCCAGCATCCACAAGGCCCTGTCGGACCTGGCCCGGGCCGGGACGATCCGCCGGGTGTGCCACGGCGTTTACGACTATCCTCGCCACAGCGAGCTGTTGGGGCAGGACCTGAGCCCGGACATGGACCAGGTGGCCCAGGCCCTGGCGCGCAAGTTTCACTGGCGCATCCAGCCCTCCGGTGATACGGCCCTGAACGTGCTGGGGCTCTCCACCCAGGTGCCGGGGCGCTGGCTGTATCACTCCAACGGCCCCAGCCGCCAGTACCGCATCGGTAACCAGACCCTGGCCTTCAGGAAAGCCGCCCTCAAGGACACGGGCTTCCGCCACCGCAAGAGCGCCCTGGTGGTGGAGGCGCTCAAGGCCCTGGGGCGCGAGCGGGTGGACGCCGCCACGATCCGCACCATCCGGGAGTACCTGGGCGCGGAGGATTGTGCCCGGGTGCTGCGTGAGACGCGCGCGGTGACCGGCTGGATCTACCAGATCATCAAGCAGGTGTGCGGGGAGGAGGGCTGA
- a CDS encoding restriction endonuclease subunit S, which yields MEVREASAKYLPPEAEGCPAGYKQTEVGLVPLDWEVISLDKFADVTSGKRLPLGRSLTEHETPHPYIRVSDMRPGYVCVDEIRYVPVDVFPKIKRYRIYTDDIFISVAGTLGIVGKIPKRLNGANLTENADRITNIKCSQNYLLHVLMSPLIQSKIESIQTVGAQPKLALTRIRKFEIPLPPTDREQQAIASALSDADALIESLSQLLAKKRQIKQGAMQELLTGKRRLPGFSGEWDVKRLGSVLKFQVGFPFSSIYFNDEFQGIRLIKNRDLKASDQIISYTGDYRHEFLVKDGDLLIGMDGDFIPCLWGEGVALLNQRVGRVIPLSGLDAKFAYYYLIAPLKKIEDSTSSTTVKHLSHGDVEGIEEPLPEVEEQIAIATTLSDMDAEIATLEAKLAKARQLKQGMMQALLTGRIRLV from the coding sequence ATGGAAGTGAGGGAGGCAAGTGCGAAGTATCTGCCGCCGGAGGCCGAGGGGTGTCCGGCGGGGTATAAGCAGACTGAGGTGGGTCTGGTGCCGTTGGATTGGGAGGTCATATCTCTTGATAAGTTCGCAGACGTCACGAGCGGCAAGCGTCTGCCTTTGGGGCGTTCACTGACAGAGCATGAAACGCCACACCCGTACATCCGCGTCTCGGATATGCGCCCTGGATATGTCTGCGTTGATGAGATTCGGTACGTTCCAGTGGATGTGTTCCCGAAGATTAAGCGGTACCGGATCTATACAGACGATATTTTTATATCCGTGGCGGGAACGCTCGGGATTGTCGGTAAGATACCGAAGCGACTCAATGGCGCGAACTTGACTGAGAACGCTGATCGCATAACGAATATAAAGTGCTCACAAAATTATCTTCTGCATGTTCTGATGTCGCCGTTGATTCAGAGCAAGATTGAATCTATTCAAACAGTCGGCGCACAGCCAAAACTGGCTTTGACGAGGATTCGGAAGTTCGAGATTCCGCTACCCCCAACAGATAGAGAGCAGCAAGCCATCGCCTCCGCCTTGAGCGATGCGGACGCCCTCATCGAATCCCTCTCGCAGCTCCTCGCCAAGAAACGCCAGATCAAACAAGGCGCCATGCAGGAACTGCTCACCGGCAAGCGGCGCCTGCCGGGGTTTAGTGGGGAGTGGGATGTGAAGCGGTTGGGTAGTGTTTTGAAATTCCAAGTGGGATTTCCATTTAGTTCAATTTATTTCAACGATGAATTTCAAGGGATCCGACTGATCAAGAATCGTGATCTTAAAGCTAGTGACCAGATCATTAGCTACACCGGAGATTATCGGCATGAATTTCTCGTCAAAGATGGAGATTTGCTGATTGGAATGGATGGTGATTTCATCCCATGCTTGTGGGGTGAAGGGGTTGCTCTTCTGAATCAGCGGGTTGGGCGGGTTATTCCGCTTTCTGGATTAGATGCAAAATTTGCCTACTACTATCTAATTGCGCCGTTGAAGAAAATCGAGGATTCAACGTCAAGCACAACTGTTAAGCACTTGTCTCATGGGGATGTGGAAGGTATCGAAGAGCCTCTTCCGGAAGTTGAGGAACAAATCGCTATCGCTACCACCCTCTCCGACATGGACGCCGAAATTGCCACACTGGAGGCGAAGCTCGCCAAGGCCCGCCAGCTCAAGCAGGGCATGATGCAGGCGCTGCTCACCGGTCGGATCCGGCTGGTATGA
- a CDS encoding type I restriction-modification system subunit M — protein sequence MALKKSELYSSLWSGCDELRGGMDASQYKDYVLVLLFIKYVSDKYAGQPYAPITIPPGASFKDMAALKGKPDIGDQINKKIIAPLANANQLSEMPDFNDPNKLGSGKEMVDRLTNLIAIFEDKRLDFSKNRADGDDILGDAYEYLMRHFATESGKSKGQFYTPAEVSRVMAQILGIRNASTSADTTVYDPTCGSGSLLLKVADEAGTDVTLYGQEKDAATSGLARMNMILHNNPTALIMQGNTLADPKFLDGQSLKTFDYVVANPPFSDKRWSTGLDPASDPHERFKHYGIPPDKQGDYAYLLHILRSLKSTGRGACILPHGVLFRGNAEADIRRNLVRKGYIKGIIGLPPNLFYGTGIPACIVVVDKAEAHGRDGIFMIDASGGFMKDGPKNRLRSQDIHKIVDVFTKQAELPGYARRVPLAEIEKNDYNLNLPRYIDSQQAEDRQDIEGHLRGGIPEADVDALQSYWDVCPGLRQALFRPNRPGYLDLAVDKADIRATIYGHPEFTAFIDAMNAHFEAWRARAVPGLKALAAGCHPKEVIHTLSEDLLAHYKGRPLINPYDVYQHLMDYWAGTMQDDAYQIAAEGWKAETARIIEKDKKGKEKDKGWTCDFLPKALVVARYFPDQQAAIDRLAADLEGVSARLAELEEEHGGEEGAFAELDKVNKGNVNARLREIRDDPESKDEAKVLKEWLALSKQESDLKKDLKDAEAELDAAAYAQYPKLTEDEIKTLVVDDKWIAALDRDVHGEMDRISQSLTKRVRELAERYDTPLPELTARVAGLEARVNGHLERMGFAWK from the coding sequence ATGGCCCTCAAGAAATCCGAACTCTATTCCTCCCTCTGGTCCGGCTGCGACGAGCTGCGCGGTGGTATGGACGCCAGCCAGTACAAGGACTACGTCCTCGTCCTGCTGTTCATTAAGTACGTCAGCGACAAGTACGCCGGGCAGCCCTACGCGCCCATCACCATCCCCCCAGGGGCGAGCTTCAAGGACATGGCCGCCCTCAAGGGCAAGCCCGACATCGGCGACCAGATCAACAAGAAGATCATCGCCCCCCTGGCCAATGCCAACCAGCTGTCCGAGATGCCGGACTTCAACGACCCCAACAAGCTGGGCAGCGGCAAGGAGATGGTGGACCGGCTCACCAACCTGATCGCCATCTTCGAAGACAAGCGCCTGGACTTCTCCAAAAACCGCGCCGACGGCGACGACATCCTGGGCGATGCCTACGAATACCTCATGCGCCACTTCGCCACCGAGAGTGGCAAGAGCAAGGGACAGTTCTACACTCCCGCCGAGGTGAGCCGGGTGATGGCCCAGATCCTGGGCATCCGCAACGCCAGCACCAGCGCCGACACCACGGTCTACGACCCCACCTGCGGCTCCGGATCCCTGCTGCTCAAGGTGGCGGACGAGGCGGGCACCGATGTCACCCTCTACGGGCAGGAGAAGGACGCCGCCACCAGCGGCCTGGCCCGCATGAACATGATCCTGCACAACAACCCCACCGCGCTGATCATGCAGGGCAACACCCTGGCCGACCCCAAGTTCCTGGACGGCCAGAGCCTCAAGACCTTCGACTACGTGGTGGCCAACCCGCCGTTCTCCGACAAGCGCTGGAGCACCGGCCTCGACCCGGCCAGCGACCCCCACGAGCGCTTCAAGCACTACGGCATCCCCCCGGACAAGCAGGGTGACTACGCCTACCTGCTGCACATCCTGCGCAGCCTCAAGAGCACCGGCCGGGGCGCCTGCATCCTGCCCCACGGCGTGCTGTTCCGGGGCAACGCCGAGGCCGACATCCGCCGCAACCTGGTGCGCAAGGGCTACATCAAGGGCATCATCGGCCTGCCGCCCAATCTCTTCTACGGCACCGGCATCCCCGCCTGCATCGTGGTGGTGGACAAGGCCGAGGCCCACGGGCGCGACGGCATCTTCATGATCGACGCCAGCGGCGGCTTCATGAAGGACGGCCCCAAGAACCGCCTGCGCAGCCAGGACATCCACAAGATCGTGGACGTGTTCACCAAACAGGCCGAGCTGCCCGGCTACGCGCGCCGGGTGCCTCTCGCCGAGATCGAGAAGAACGACTACAACCTCAACCTGCCGCGCTACATCGACAGCCAGCAGGCGGAAGACCGTCAGGATATCGAGGGCCACCTGCGTGGCGGCATCCCCGAGGCTGACGTGGACGCCCTGCAAAGCTACTGGGACGTCTGCCCCGGCCTGCGCCAGGCTCTGTTCCGCCCCAACCGCCCCGGCTATCTCGATCTGGCCGTGGACAAGGCCGACATCCGTGCCACCATCTACGGACACCCGGAATTCACCGCCTTCATCGACGCCATGAACGCCCACTTCGAGGCCTGGCGCGCGCGTGCCGTGCCCGGCCTCAAGGCCCTGGCCGCGGGCTGCCATCCCAAGGAGGTGATCCACACCCTCTCCGAGGACCTGCTGGCCCACTACAAGGGCCGCCCCCTCATCAACCCCTACGACGTCTACCAGCACCTCATGGACTACTGGGCCGGGACCATGCAGGACGACGCCTACCAGATCGCCGCCGAGGGCTGGAAGGCCGAGACCGCGCGCATCATCGAGAAGGACAAGAAAGGCAAGGAGAAGGACAAGGGCTGGACCTGCGACTTCCTGCCCAAGGCCCTCGTGGTGGCCCGCTACTTCCCCGACCAGCAGGCGGCCATCGACCGGCTCGCCGCCGACCTGGAGGGCGTGAGCGCCCGCCTGGCCGAGCTGGAGGAGGAACACGGTGGCGAGGAGGGCGCTTTCGCGGAGCTGGACAAGGTCAACAAGGGCAACGTCAACGCCCGCCTTAGGGAGATCCGGGATGACCCGGAGAGCAAGGACGAAGCCAAGGTGCTCAAGGAATGGCTCGCCCTGAGCAAACAGGAATCGGACCTCAAGAAAGACCTCAAGGACGCCGAGGCCGAGCTGGATGCCGCCGCCTATGCCCAGTACCCCAAACTGACCGAGGACGAGATCAAGACCCTGGTGGTGGACGACAAGTGGATTGCCGCCCTGGACAGGGACGTCCACGGTGAAATGGACCGCATCAGCCAGTCACTCACCAAACGGGTGCGCGAACTGGCCGAGCGTTACGACACGCCTCTGCCGGAGCTCACCGCCCGGGTGGCCGGGCTGGAGGCGCGGGTCAACGGACACCTGGAAAGGATGGGCTTCGCATGGAAGTGA
- a CDS encoding uracil-DNA glycosylase family protein, with translation MDNNTNSLFEKYAPLMRSENLCSASGLNEALRMAQEGDIETYYAPFDYIERDARLVLVGITPGLTQARNALLEAQRQISRGASLAEAERLAKTAASFSGPMRNNLIRLLDAVGIHQWLGLASTSEVFSPESRLVHYTSVLRYPVFLRGQNYSGNPAPRKSQLLQGQIDQWFAREVDLLGDAIFIPLGSVPQQVMAALVESGRIDASRVMQSLPHPSGANAERIAYFLGTKPEEKCSAKCDTRRLDILKEQALTQVRDLLAQGSARTDLAAITS, from the coding sequence ATGGACAACAACACCAACAGCCTGTTCGAGAAATACGCCCCGCTGATGCGGTCGGAAAACCTGTGCAGCGCCTCCGGGCTCAACGAGGCACTTCGCATGGCGCAGGAAGGCGATATCGAGACCTATTACGCCCCCTTTGACTACATCGAGCGGGATGCGCGGCTGGTGCTCGTCGGCATCACACCGGGGCTTACCCAGGCTCGCAACGCCTTGCTGGAGGCACAGCGCCAGATCTCTCGCGGCGCCAGCCTTGCGGAGGCCGAGCGTCTGGCGAAAACGGCGGCCTCTTTCAGCGGCCCCATGCGGAACAATCTGATCAGGCTGCTGGATGCGGTAGGGATCCACCAATGGCTTGGGCTGGCCTCAACCAGCGAGGTGTTCTCCCCGGAGTCGAGGCTGGTGCACTACACGTCCGTACTGCGCTATCCGGTCTTTTTGCGCGGACAGAACTACAGTGGCAACCCCGCCCCAAGGAAATCCCAACTGCTGCAGGGGCAGATCGACCAGTGGTTTGCCAGGGAAGTGGACCTGCTTGGGGACGCCATCTTCATCCCCCTGGGTTCGGTTCCGCAGCAGGTGATGGCCGCCTTGGTCGAATCCGGACGTATCGATGCAAGCCGGGTGATGCAGTCACTTCCGCACCCCTCTGGTGCCAACGCCGAGCGCATTGCCTACTTTCTTGGCACCAAGCCCGAGGAGAAGTGCTCTGCGAAGTGCGACACGCGTCGACTCGACATACTGAAGGAACAGGCCCTGACGCAGGTTCGTGACCTCCTGGCGCAGGGGTCTGCGCGGACGGACCTGGCTGCGATCACAAGCTGA
- a CDS encoding TM0106 family RecB-like putative nuclease, protein MHKVQNNLIFSASDLSYFLECPHRTTLDRLSLDQPMDKAVAGEETRLIQEKGVEHERAYLESLKSSGRNVVEIDDALGLDERCAATQEAMRGGADIIYQAVFMNDRWLGYADFLKRVEGASELGDYSYEPVDTKLSTQPKTKHLIQLCVYSDLLQDAQGTVPESMHLALGNGESRSFRVEDYRHYYARSRDQFLGFIENPTETRPEPCDFCNFCHWHERCEKQWEVEDHLSLVANITKGQIRKLRDAGIHTVADLAGHDQSVAISGMNKEVLERLREQASLQVQGRTSGKPVYRLLKQDPDGRKGFFRMPEPSEGDLFFDMEGDPLYPEGLEYLFGVYYLENGEWRFTAFWAHDHDAEKKALEDFVDFVVERLKQYPDAHIYHYNHYEVTAIKRLMSRYATREREVDDLLRRERFVDLFKVVRESIRVSEPSYSIKNLEHFYMDARDADVKTAVGSIVWYEHWRESRDDDLLEQIRKYNEDDCRSTLLLRDWLLGLRPSNLPWFSGEVRGESEGVDRITEHEQRLARYEKALLGNKAEDPETLHHNTLIYQLLDFHRREAKPQWWAMFARQDMETADLIEDSECLGGLELVSTEKATTKSMDCVYRFPPQETKLKAGDVVHVAESSDRLGTIRSLDDENGTVTIRTTFAEIPESLSIGPGGPVETRVLSEALFRYADAHLAKKACYPALDAFLTRKPPRLKGREAPEPLAPHGHLAQILDAVERLDGSHLYIQGPPGAGKTYTGSHLIVALLRKGFRIGVTSNSHKAIDNLLEAVEKVAQKEGVAFRGVKKTTQKNDLGFEGHQIEACTSNPDIESDEDYQLVAGTAWLFAREGLDQRFDYLFIDEAGQVSLANLVAMGTSARNLVLLGDQMQLSQPIQGSHPGHSGDSALDYLLNGRSVIEPERGVFLETTRRMHPDVCQFISDAIYAGCLMPHEDNHKQRLMLSSTAHPELVPNGIRMVEVMHSDRGQQCPEEADVIEAMYQSLLKQSYVDKHGKEHPMRQENILVISPYNIQVNLLKGRLPPGARVGTVDKFQGQEAEAVLISMATSDADNMPRNADFLFSRNRLNVAISRARCLAVVVANPALLNVPCKSVTEMELVNTLCWLKSYSDQLRARH, encoded by the coding sequence ATGCATAAAGTTCAGAATAATCTGATTTTCTCAGCTTCAGACCTGAGCTATTTCCTCGAATGCCCCCATCGCACTACGCTTGACCGCCTGAGCCTCGACCAGCCTATGGACAAGGCTGTAGCCGGTGAGGAGACGAGACTCATCCAAGAGAAGGGTGTCGAGCATGAGCGGGCCTACCTGGAATCACTGAAATCCAGTGGTCGGAATGTCGTTGAGATAGATGACGCGCTCGGTTTGGATGAGCGGTGTGCAGCCACTCAGGAGGCCATGCGGGGTGGAGCAGATATCATCTACCAGGCGGTCTTTATGAATGACCGCTGGTTGGGCTATGCGGATTTTCTCAAGCGTGTAGAAGGGGCTTCGGAGCTGGGCGATTACAGCTACGAACCGGTGGACACCAAACTTTCCACACAACCCAAAACCAAGCACCTGATCCAGCTATGTGTCTATTCTGATCTGCTGCAGGACGCCCAGGGAACAGTGCCAGAGTCTATGCACCTGGCACTTGGCAATGGCGAGAGCCGCAGTTTCCGGGTTGAGGACTATCGGCATTACTACGCCCGATCTCGGGATCAATTCCTCGGCTTTATTGAGAACCCGACAGAAACCCGGCCGGAACCCTGTGATTTCTGCAACTTCTGCCACTGGCATGAGCGCTGTGAAAAGCAGTGGGAAGTTGAGGATCATCTGAGCCTCGTTGCCAATATCACTAAAGGCCAGATCCGCAAGTTGCGGGATGCAGGTATCCATACGGTGGCCGACCTCGCAGGCCACGATCAGTCTGTAGCTATTTCTGGCATGAACAAAGAGGTCCTGGAGCGGCTTCGTGAACAGGCCTCCCTTCAGGTCCAGGGCAGGACTTCCGGCAAACCGGTCTACCGTCTTTTAAAGCAGGATCCAGATGGCCGAAAAGGTTTCTTCCGGATGCCTGAACCGTCGGAGGGCGATCTCTTCTTTGACATGGAGGGCGACCCGCTCTATCCGGAGGGGCTTGAGTACCTCTTCGGTGTCTATTACCTGGAGAACGGGGAGTGGCGATTCACCGCGTTCTGGGCCCATGATCACGATGCCGAGAAGAAGGCCCTGGAAGATTTCGTCGATTTCGTTGTCGAGCGACTGAAGCAGTATCCGGATGCCCACATCTACCACTACAACCACTATGAGGTGACCGCGATCAAGCGCCTCATGAGTCGCTACGCCACCCGTGAACGGGAGGTGGATGATCTGCTGCGTCGCGAGCGTTTCGTGGACCTTTTCAAGGTGGTTCGGGAGTCGATCCGTGTCTCAGAGCCATCCTACTCCATCAAAAATCTTGAGCATTTCTACATGGATGCCCGTGATGCGGACGTCAAAACGGCCGTGGGTAGTATCGTCTGGTATGAACACTGGCGCGAGAGCCGGGACGACGACCTGCTGGAACAAATCCGCAAGTACAACGAGGATGACTGCCGTTCCACGCTCCTGCTCCGGGACTGGCTCCTTGGGCTCCGTCCTTCCAATCTACCCTGGTTCAGCGGGGAGGTGCGGGGGGAGTCCGAGGGGGTGGATAGGATCACCGAGCATGAACAACGTCTGGCCCGATATGAAAAGGCCCTTCTGGGCAACAAGGCGGAAGATCCCGAGACCCTCCATCACAACACGTTGATCTATCAGTTGCTGGACTTCCATCGCCGAGAGGCGAAGCCCCAGTGGTGGGCCATGTTTGCCCGTCAGGATATGGAAACCGCTGATCTGATCGAGGATTCAGAGTGCCTCGGCGGCCTTGAACTCGTGTCGACAGAAAAAGCCACCACCAAGTCAATGGATTGCGTCTATCGGTTCCCGCCCCAGGAGACCAAACTCAAGGCTGGCGATGTGGTTCACGTGGCTGAATCAAGTGATCGTCTGGGGACGATTCGTTCGCTGGATGACGAAAATGGCACCGTTACGATCAGGACAACCTTCGCCGAGATCCCCGAGAGTCTTTCGATCGGGCCAGGTGGTCCTGTCGAAACCCGGGTGCTGAGCGAGGCGTTGTTCCGCTACGCCGATGCGCATCTTGCGAAAAAGGCCTGTTACCCAGCGCTCGATGCCTTCCTCACCCGTAAGCCCCCGCGTCTGAAGGGCAGGGAGGCCCCTGAGCCGCTGGCGCCCCATGGCCATCTGGCTCAGATTCTCGATGCCGTGGAACGGCTGGATGGCAGTCACCTGTACATCCAGGGGCCGCCGGGTGCGGGCAAGACCTACACCGGCTCCCACCTGATTGTCGCCCTGCTGCGCAAGGGGTTCCGCATCGGCGTGACCTCGAACAGTCACAAGGCGATCGACAACCTGCTCGAGGCCGTGGAAAAGGTGGCCCAGAAAGAAGGTGTGGCGTTCAGGGGCGTGAAAAAGACCACCCAGAAGAACGATCTGGGTTTTGAGGGGCACCAGATCGAGGCCTGTACTTCCAATCCTGACATCGAGAGCGATGAGGACTATCAACTGGTGGCTGGGACGGCATGGCTGTTTGCCCGGGAGGGCCTGGATCAGCGCTTTGATTACCTCTTCATTGATGAGGCAGGGCAGGTGTCACTGGCCAACCTGGTGGCCATGGGGACCAGTGCGCGGAACCTGGTATTGCTCGGCGATCAGATGCAGCTCTCCCAACCGATCCAGGGATCGCATCCGGGCCACTCGGGCGACTCGGCCCTGGACTATCTGCTGAACGGGCGTTCGGTGATCGAGCCGGAGCGGGGTGTCTTCCTGGAAACCACCCGGCGCATGCATCCCGATGTGTGTCAGTTCATCTCGGACGCCATCTATGCCGGTTGTCTCATGCCCCATGAGGATAATCACAAGCAGCGCCTGATGCTCAGCTCCACGGCTCACCCGGAGCTGGTCCCTAACGGAATCCGCATGGTCGAGGTGATGCATTCGGATCGCGGTCAGCAGTGCCCGGAAGAGGCGGATGTAATTGAGGCCATGTACCAGAGCCTGCTCAAGCAGAGTTACGTAGACAAGCACGGCAAGGAGCACCCGATGAGGCAGGAGAACATCCTCGTGATCTCGCCCTACAACATCCAGGTGAACCTGCTTAAAGGCAGGCTTCCGCCTGGGGCCAGGGTCGGCACCGTGGACAAGTTCCAGGGGCAGGAGGCCGAGGCTGTGTTGATCTCCATGGCGACCTCTGACGCCGACAACATGCCCCGCAACGCGGATTTCCTTTTCAGCCGAAACCGGCTGAATGTGGCCATCTCCCGTGCCCGCTGTCTGGCTGTGGTGGTGGCAAATCCTGCCTTGCTGAACGTGCCCTGCAAGAGTGTCACGGAGATGGAGTTGGTCAATACCTTGTGCTGGCTGAAGTCATACTCCGATCAGCTCCGCGCTCGCCATTGA
- a CDS encoding helix-turn-helix transcriptional regulator, producing MSSTLLRQWAMLSMIPRHPRKITASQLKEKLDAQGFMTTKRTIERDLVALSGEGFALVVDDRSRPHGWQWGRDVKILDIPGIEPQTALAFRLAEQFLKPLMAPSTLAALSPYFQQARQVLKGTSGNLSAWPSKVRILSRGQSLIPPKGNQDILMIVYEALFTDRQFRCHYRRRTDQQVKEYVVNPLGLVFRDGMIYLVCTLFEYTDVLQLALHRMSQAEPLETPAQRPGNFDLDAYLKEGGLDFRLGGTLSLRLDLKAETAQHLAETPLSEDQQIKGPDAEGWVQIKATVPDTAQLRWWILGLGEQIRVRKPVALRDEIAHTLKGAARLYEA from the coding sequence ATGTCATCGACACTGCTGCGTCAGTGGGCCATGTTAAGCATGATTCCCCGCCATCCACGCAAGATCACTGCATCTCAGCTCAAGGAAAAGCTTGATGCCCAGGGTTTCATGACCACCAAGCGGACCATCGAGCGCGACCTGGTGGCCTTGTCTGGCGAAGGTTTTGCACTGGTGGTCGATGATCGCAGCCGTCCCCACGGCTGGCAGTGGGGGAGGGATGTGAAAATCCTCGACATCCCCGGCATTGAGCCGCAGACGGCCCTGGCATTCAGGCTGGCCGAGCAGTTTCTGAAGCCACTTATGGCCCCGAGCACCCTCGCGGCACTCTCCCCCTACTTCCAGCAGGCCCGTCAAGTACTTAAGGGTACATCCGGTAATCTAAGCGCCTGGCCCAGTAAGGTCCGAATTTTGAGCCGCGGCCAGTCCCTCATCCCTCCAAAGGGTAATCAGGACATCCTCATGATCGTCTATGAGGCCTTGTTCACGGACCGGCAGTTTCGCTGTCACTACAGAAGACGAACCGACCAGCAGGTCAAGGAATATGTGGTCAACCCATTGGGTTTGGTGTTTCGCGATGGAATGATCTATCTGGTCTGCACCCTGTTTGAATACACAGATGTTCTTCAGCTTGCACTGCATCGCATGAGTCAAGCCGAGCCCTTGGAGACCCCGGCCCAGCGTCCCGGAAATTTCGACCTGGATGCCTACCTCAAAGAGGGAGGTCTGGATTTCAGGCTCGGCGGCACCCTATCCCTTCGACTCGATCTCAAAGCAGAAACCGCGCAACACCTGGCCGAGACCCCACTCTCGGAAGACCAGCAAATCAAAGGTCCTGACGCAGAGGGCTGGGTTCAAATCAAGGCGACCGTACCCGACACGGCCCAGCTTCGCTGGTGGATCCTGGGACTCGGCGAACAGATCAGAGTCCGAAAGCCCGTAGCGTTGAGAGACGAAATCGCACACACACTCAAGGGAGCCGCCAGACTCTACGAAGCCTGA
- a CDS encoding RDD family protein, translating into MSTENITYAGFWKRVAAYLIDALILLIPSMILGGIIGFVVMSGVTDFSEIEPAAAGAEFLAQVATFIMAWLYFAVMESSSWRGTLGKRALSIQVSDANGEQISFGKASGRFFAKILSGLILLIGFIMVAFTARKQGLHDMIAGTLVTNRA; encoded by the coding sequence GTGAGCACTGAAAACATCACCTATGCTGGCTTCTGGAAGCGCGTCGCCGCCTACCTGATCGATGCACTGATCCTGCTGATTCCCAGCATGATCCTGGGGGGCATCATCGGCTTCGTGGTGATGAGCGGGGTCACCGACTTCAGCGAAATCGAGCCAGCCGCCGCTGGTGCCGAATTCCTGGCCCAGGTCGCGACGTTCATCATGGCATGGCTGTATTTCGCCGTGATGGAGAGTTCCTCCTGGCGAGGCACGCTGGGCAAACGCGCCCTTTCCATCCAGGTCAGCGACGCCAATGGTGAGCAGATCAGTTTTGGCAAGGCTTCCGGGCGGTTCTTTGCCAAGATTCTCTCCGGACTGATCCTGCTGATTGGCTTCATCATGGTCGCCTTCACGGCACGCAAGCAGGGTCTGCACGACATGATCGCGGGCACCCTGGTCACCAACCGGGCCTAA